The genome window ATTAATATTGTAATATCTACATATAATGTCCATTAAAACAATTATAGTTTATATACTTAAGGTGCAAATTATGATGATTTTAAAGCTTGGTGGAAGTATAATTACTGAAAAAGGCGCTAAAACGCCCACTATAAATAATAAAAATCTCAAAAGAATATCTAAAGAAATTAAAAATGCTTTAAATCATCTTAATATCAATGATTTTAATGGATTAATTATTGTTCATGGTGCAGGGTCCTTTGGACATCCATTTGCCAGTGAATATAAAATTGGAAATACAATTTCCAGTGAAGCAGAATTTGAAAAAAAGAAAATTGGATTTTCTTTAACTCAAAAATGGGTTAAAAAATTAAATAGTATAGTATGTGATGCTCTCATTGAAGAAGGGATTTCTGTAGTATCTATACAACCTTCTTCATTTATAATTACTAGAAATAAAAGAATTGAACTAGCAGATTTAGACATAATAAAAAAATATCTTGAAAATGGTTTTGTTCCAGTTATATATGGAGATGTAGTTTCTGATTTAGAAGAAACTATTAAAATGGCTGTGGTTTCTGGAGACCAAATCATAAATTATCTTGCCAAAAATTTAA of Methanobacteriales archaeon HGW-Methanobacteriales-1 contains these proteins:
- a CDS encoding amino acid kinase; translated protein: MMILKLGGSIITEKGAKTPTINNKNLKRISKEIKNALNHLNINDFNGLIIVHGAGSFGHPFASEYKIGNTISSEAEFEKKKIGFSLTQKWVKKLNSIVCDALIEEGISVVSIQPSSFIITRNKRIELADLDIIKKYLENGFVPVIYGDVVSDLEETIKMAVVSGDQIINYLAKNLRPERVILGTDVDGVYNKNPKKYSDAELISELSSLKDLESLDSTTNIDVTGGMVGKIKELLELAELGIKSEIINAEHENIVKNALSGEKVLGTTIRKK